A stretch of the Aegilops tauschii subsp. strangulata cultivar AL8/78 chromosome 4, Aet v6.0, whole genome shotgun sequence genome encodes the following:
- the LOC109741277 gene encoding uncharacterized protein, with product MAITVWVFWQCHYCFAGRGAVAKQGRAREQAAPALGANGPFGFLGLQMGRYPPRAAAEQRRQTAEEPITVHHGQSRGMPPVATASRVRSPPPLSVPSSSRRSSDPPSRPRAADHPAATENPAPAAGGKPFLLSVPTVTEEAPPPLCAVQMEGLDVARLAWDCLNRDDDEELLRLLGNQTPLRDCHAFLDIGDITCEETLDLEEYREPKRRRVLEYHSEVNQPDGRDHEMGSNFVTSEVTEASLICTDEPQSLNWDMQQDSDILDMISSLSNGAPYEPSDNQLENYSDGSTIYYTPDQMTPTQESVTYMDCQTDMPGTAEIAPATENLIMQETNKLSMLKVSKGGSSMIKMKQNLTTFMTCPFTLIKPYWEEGNVTLKDINQLIHAPPKQPPEILGMSAFSGKPVIGKTRIRTEGGKGSITILRTKG from the exons ATGGCCATTACTGTTTGGGTATTTTGGCAATGCCATTACTGTTTTGCTGGCCGCGGCGCGGTGGCAAAGCAAGGGAGAGCGCGAGAGCAGGCGGCGCCAGCACTCGGGGCTAACGGGCCCTTTGGGTTTCTCGGACTACAAATGGGGCGCTACCCACCCCGAGCCGCCGCGGAACAGAGGAGACAGACAGCGGAGGAGCCCATTACGGTCCACCACGGTCAAAGCAGAGGGATGCCCCCCGTCGCAACGGCTAGTCGTGTCCGATCCCCCCCTCCCCTCTCCGTCCCGTCCTCGTCGCGCCGCTCCTCCGATCCCCCTTCGCGCCCCCGCGCCGCCGACCACCCAGCAGCCACGGAGAATC CTGCACCGGCGGCGGGAGGGAAGCCGTTCCTGCTGTCCGTGCCGACGGTCACCGAGGAGGCGCCACCTCCGCTCTGCGCCGTCCAGATGGAGGGACTG GATGTTGCTAGGTTGGCGTGGGATTGCCTCAACCGAGATGATGATGAAGAGCTCCTGAGATTACTGGGAAATCAAACTCCTTTGCGAGACTGCCATGCCTTCCTTGACATTGGGG ATATCACCTGCGAGGAGACACTGGACCTGGAGGAATATCGGGAACCGAAGCGGCGACGCGTATTGGAGTATCATTCTGAGGTTAATCAGCCAGATGGTCGAGATCATGAAATGGGTTCTAATTTTGTCACATCTGAG GTAACAGAGGCTTCACTGATTTGCACTGATGAACCACAGAGCTTAAACTGGGATATGCAGCAAGATTCAGATATTTTAG ATATGATAAGTTCCTTGTCAAATGGGGCACCCTACGAGCCATCAGATAATCAGTTGGAAAATTACTCTGATGGATCTACTATCTACTACACACCTGATCAAAT GACTCCTACCCAGGAGAGCGTTACATATATGGATTGCCAAACTGATATGCCAG GAACAGCTGAGATTGCACCGGCAACGGAGAATCTCATAATGCAGGAGACTAACAAACTTTCTATGCTAAAAGTATCTAAAG gaggaagctcgATGATCAAGATGAAGCAAAATTTAACTACATTTATGACATGCCCATTTACCCTTATAAAACCATATTGGGAAGAaggaaatgtcactctgaaggATATAAATCAGCTAATCCATGCTCCTCCGAAGCAGCCTCCAGAAATCCTGGGAATGTCAGCTTTTTCTGGCAAGCCAGTGATCGGCAAGACCAGAATCAGAACAGAAGGTGGGAAAGGCAGCATCACAATACTAAGAACAAAGGGCTGA